The following are from one region of the Coffea eugenioides isolate CCC68of chromosome 2, Ceug_1.0, whole genome shotgun sequence genome:
- the LOC113760561 gene encoding probable DNA helicase MCM9, whose protein sequence is MDNSNGMAKELAGFLIKHYTEQLHSIILSPDPRLHYPLLVDFAELLDDNPTLAHLLFSHPAEYLLVFDEAAIWAQKVIFKDLKQWDNASVKDYVHVRINVSGSPLECPETFPSIGRVRVKHRGILLTLKGTVIRSGAIKMIEGEKIYECRNCKHRFKVYPEVETRNVIPKPTICPSQSSKFCESTRFNLIEDNKICHDYQEIKIQENAQVLGVGAIPRSIPVILKDDLVDTVKAGDDVIVTGVLTAKWSPDVKDVRCDLDPILVANYVRRMNEVKSGIDIPDDVIMKFKQFWLDFKNAPLKGRNAILRGICPQVFGLFTVKLAVALTLIGGVQHVDASGTKVRGESHLLLVGDPGTGKSQFLKFAAKLSNRSVITTGLGSTSAGLTVTAVKDGGEWMLEAGALVLADGGLCCIDEFDSMRGHDRATIHEAMEQQTISVAKAGLVTTLSTRTSVFGATNPKGQYDPDESLSVNTTLSGPLLSRFDIVLVLLDKKNPEWDAVVSSHILAEGEKENDNCNEDLKSTWPFPMLRRYIHFVKRNFRPVLSKEAENVISRYFQLQRRSATQNAARTTVRMLESLIRLAQAHARLMFRNEVTRLDAITAILCIESSMTTSAIVDSVGNALHSNFAENPDEEYAKQEMLILQKLCIIDEFPDLKSNLQ, encoded by the exons ATGGACAACAGCAATGGGATGGCCAAAGAACTGGCTGGTTTCTTGATAAAACATTATACCGAGCAGCTGCACTCCATCATTCTCTCTCCTGATCCACGCCTTCACTATCCTCTACTTGTTGA TTTTGCAGAGCTACTAGATGACAACCCAACCCTTGCTCATCTTCTTTTCTCCCATCCCGCTGAATATTTACTCGTTTTTGACGAAGCTGCTATCTGGGCTCAG AAAGTGATATTTAAGGATTTGAAGCAATGGGACAATGCAAGTGTGAAGGATTATGTTCATGTTCGAATTAATGTCAGTGGTTCTCCTCTCGAATGCCCTg AAACTTTTCCAAGTATTGGACGAGTGAGAGTGAAACACCGTGGGATACTTCTCACCCTTAAAGGGACTGTAATTAGGTCTGGAGCAATTAAGATGATTGAAGGAGAAAAGATTTATGAGTGTCGCAATTGTAAACACAG GTTCAAAGTTTATCCTGAGGTGGAAACTAGAAATGTAATTCCCAAGCCGACCATCTGTCCCTCTCAG AGCTCTAAGTTTTGTGAAAGCACAAGGTTTAATCTTATAGAAGACAACAAGATATGTCACGATTACCAAGAGATTAAAATCCAAGAGAACGCTCAAGTATTAGGTGTTGGGGCTATTCCTCGTTCAATTCCAGTCATTTTGAAGGATGATCTAGTTGACACGGTGAAAGCTGGAG ATGATGTGATTGTCACTGGAGTATTGACGGCAAAATGGTCACCTGATGTAAAGGATGTCCGCTGTGACCTTGATCCTATCTTAGTTGCAAACTACGTAAG gagaatgaatgaagtCAAGTCAGGGATAGATATCCCAGATGATGTCATTATGAAATTCAAACAGTTCTGGCTAGATTTTAAAAATGCCCCATTAAAAG GTAGGAATGCCATTCTACGCGGTATCTGCCCACAAGTTTTCGGGCTCTTCACTGTAAAGCTTGCAG TGGCTCTGACACTAATTGGAGGTGTCCAACATGTTGATGCTTCTGGGACGAAAGTCCGCGGAGAGTCTCATTTGCTTCTTGTGGGAGATCCTG GCACTGGGAAATCTCAGTTCTTAAAATTTGCTGCAAAGTTAAGCAACAGATCTGTAATTACTACTGGGTTGGGAAGCACAAGTGCTGGATTGACTGTTACTGCAGTCAAGGATGGAG GGGAGTGGATGCTTGAAGCTGGTGCCCTTGTATTAGCAGATGGCGGTCTTTGTTGCATAGATGAATTTGATAG CATGAGGGGGCATGACAGAGCAACCATTCATGAGGCTATGGAGCAGCAGACTATAAGTGTTGCCAAG GCTGGTCTTGTTACAACTCTCAGTACAAGGACAAGTGTCTTTGGTGCAACAAACCCAAAGGGACAGTATGATCCtgatgaat CTCTGTCCGTCAATACAACACTCTCTGGACCCTTGTTGAGCAGATTTGATATAGTTCTAGTCCTCTTAGATAAAAAGAACCCCGAATGGGATGCAGTTGTTTCGTCTCACATCCTTGCTGAG GGAGAAAAGGAGAATGACAATTGCAATGAAGATCTGAAAAGCACTTGGCCTTTTCCCATGCTTAGAAG GTACATCCACTTTGTTAAAAGAAACTTTAGACCTGTTCTCTCAAAGGAGGCTGAAAATGTTATTTCACGCTATTTCCAACTTCAAAGAAGATCTGCAACTCAAAATGCAG CAAGGACCACCGTTCGCATGCTGGAGAGTTTGATACGACTTGCTCAAG CACATGCAAGGCTGATGTTTAGAAATGAGGTTACACGACTAGATGCCATTACAGCAATATTATGTATTGAATCATCCATGACTACATCAGCTATAGTGGATAGCGTTGGAAATGCATTGCACTCCAATTTTGCAGAAAATCCTGATGAAGAAT ATGCCAAGCAGGAAATGCTGATCCTTCAGAAGCTGTGCATAATTGATGAATTCCCTGACTTGAAAAGTAACCTCCAATGA
- the LOC113760646 gene encoding dicarboxylate transporter 2.1, chloroplastic gives MESSVLHSPFLSSTSFSRVSIHHLRPRLSTALPPISSSLKPSLLSISAPKFSLQNFSPSPPKLLYKKLSPPHSSSNDSAPSTTELKTVALQGAKIIPLIISVSIGLIVRFLVPKPPEVTPQAWQLLSIFLSTIAGLVLSPLPVGAWAFLGLTTAILTRTLPFTIAFSAFTNEVIWLIVISFFFARGFVKTGLGDRIATYFVKWLGKSTLGLSYGLTLSEALIAPAMPSTTARAGGVFLPIIKSLSLSAGSKPGDPSARKLGAYLVQSQFQSAGNSSALFLTAAAQNLLCLKLAEELGVVIASPWVSWFKAASLPAFVSLIATPLVLYKLYPPETKDTPDAPAMASKKLEVMGPVTRNEWVMVGTMLLAVSLWVFGDALGIASVVAAMLGLSILLLLGVLDWDDCLSEKSAWDTLAWFAVLVGMAGQLTNLGIVSWMSCWVAKILQSLSLSWPAAFGVLQAAYFIIHYLFASQTGHVGALYSAFLAMHLASGVPGVLAALALAYNTNLFGALTHYSSGQAAVYFGAGYTDLPDVFKFGFIMALINALIWAVVGTFWWKFLGLY, from the exons ATGGAGAGCTCTGTTCTCCACTCTCCATTTTTGTCCTCCACCTCCTTTTCTCGCGTCTCCATCCACCACTTGCGACCACGGCTTTCCACCGCCCTCCCCCCCATCTCATCCTCCCTTAAACCATCACTGCTTTCCATCTCCGCACCCAAATTCTCTCTTCAGAATTTCTCCCCTTCACCCCCTAAACTCCTTTACAAAAAACTCTCTCCCCCCCACTCCTCCAGTAACGACAGTGCACCCTCCACCACCGAGCTAAAAACCGTCGCCCTGCAAGGTGCAAAGATCATCCCTTTAATCATTTCAGTCTCCATTGGACTAATTGTCCGTTTTCTAGTACCCAAACCCCCAGAGGTCACCCCTCAGGCCTGGCAGCTCTTATCAATCTTCCTTTCTACAATTGCTGGCCTCGTCTTGAGCCCACTACCCGTGGGAGCCTGGGCGTTCTTGGGATTAACTACCGCAATTTTGACGAGAACTCTCCCCTTTACAATCGCTTTTAGTGCATTTACTAACGAAGTTATTTGGTTGATTGTCATTTCCTTCTTTTTCGCTCGCGGGTTTGTGAAGACGGGGTTGGGGGATCGAATTGCTACCTATTTTGTCAAATGGCTGGGGAAAAGTACTTTGGGATTGTCTTATGGGTTGACTTTGAGCGAGGCTTTGATTGCACCGGCAATGCCGAGCACTACCGCCAGAGCTGGTGGTGTTTTTTTGCCCATTATCAAGTCGTTGTCGCTTTCGGCTGGGAGTAAACCCGGTGACCCCTCGGCTAGGAAGCTGGGCGCGTATTTGGTTCAATCACAGTTCCAG TCTGCTGGTAACTCTAGTGCTCTTTTCCTGACTGCTGCAGCTCAAAACCTGCTTTGTCTCAAGTTGGCTGAAGAACTTGGGGTAGTAATTGCAAGCCCTTGGGTTTCTTGGTTCAAGGCTGCTAGTTTACCTGCATTTGTTTCCCTCATAGCTACTCCTCTAGTCTTGTACAAACTTTATCCTCCTGAAACCAAGGATACACCTGATGCACCTGCTATGGCATCCAAAAAGCTGGAGGTTATGGGTCCAGTTACGAGGAATGAATGGGTGATGGTTGGTACAATGCTTCTAGCAGTCTCCTTGTGGGTATTTGG GGATGCTCTTGGTATTGCTAGTGTTGTAGCTGCCATGCTTGGTTTATCAATACTACTATTGTTGGGAGTGCTCGATTGGGACGATTGCTTAAGTGAAAAATCAGCTTGGGATACTTTGGCTTGGTTTGCAGTCCTTGTTGGTATGGCTGGTCAACTAACAAACCTTGGCATTGTAAGCTGGATGTCCTGTTGGGTTGCCAAAATTCTTCAGTCTCTCTCATTGAGCTGGCCTGCTGCGTTTGGTGTCCTTCAGGCTGCTTACTTTATTATCCACTACTTATTTGCTAGTCAAACTGGTCATGTGGGAGCATTGTATTCTGCTTTTCTTGCTATGCACTTGGCATCCGGGGTGCCTGGTGTATTGGCAGCACTAGCTCTGGCATATAATACAAACTTATTTGGTGCTTTGACACATTATAGTAGTGGCCAAGCAGCTGTATACTTTGGAG CTGGTTATACGGATCTTCCGGACGTCTTCAAATTCGGCTTCATAATGGCcctcattaatgcattaatATGGGCCGTGGTAGGAACTTTCTGGTGGAAGTTTCTGGGTCTGTACTGA
- the LOC113761054 gene encoding bifunctional riboflavin biosynthesis protein RIBA 1, chloroplastic-like, with translation MASINVSCPSTTLSRSQALKNFRFFNGLHCGTFYPQSGCPEESSRLKGRACLHIKGDGRIKSVLVSDEGNLLSHTNGADTVVKNSPISGIATGIQIQPDSVQFGTLVADIAPSSTGFPVDNDESDLDRPTEGFSSISDAIQDIRNGKIVLVVDDEDRENEGDLIMAASKVTPEAMAFFVKHGTGIVCVSMKEEDLERLNIPLMVNSKDNEEKLCTAFTVSVDAKHGTSTGVSARDRATTVLALASKDSKPEDFNRPGHIFPLKYREGGVLKRAGHTEASVDLSVLAGLEPVGVLCEVVDDDGSMARLPRLRQFAEEENIKIISIADLIRYRRKRDQLVEHASAAKIPTMWGPFTAHCYRSILDGIEHIAMVKGEIGDGHDILVRVHSECLTGDIFGSARCDCGNQLALAMEQIEEAGRGVLVYLRGHEGRGIGLGHKLRAYNLQDAGRDTVEANEELGLPVDSREYGIGAQILRDLGVRTMKLMTNNPAKYSGLKGYGLAVAGRVPLQSFITKENKRYLETKRVKLGHIYDFSSNGFPNLISNKNGKPSAGS, from the exons ATGGCTTCTATCAATGTTTCTTGCCCTTCAACAACTCTGTCTCGCTCTCA AGCATTAAagaatttcagatttttcaATGGACTACATTGTGGAACTTTTTATCCTCAAAGCGGTTGTCCTGAAGAATCCAGCAGGCTGAAGGGTAGAGCATGCCTCCATATCAAAGGGGATGGTAGAATTAAGTCTGTACTTGTATCTGATGAAGGAAATCTCCTTTCTCATACTAATGGTGCTGATACTGTGGTAAAGAATTCCCCAATCAGCGGCATTGCTACTGGAATTCAGATACAGCCTGATTCTGTACAATTTGGAACTCTTGTGGCAGATATTGCTCCTAGCAGTACTGGATTCCCAGTTGATAATGATGAATCTGATTTGGATCGGCCCACCGAAGGCTTCTCCtccatttcagatgccattcAAGACATTCGTAATGGAAAG ATAGTATTGGTCGTAGATGATGAAGATAGAGAAAATGAAGGCGATTTAATAATGGCAGCATCAAAGGTTACACCAGAGGCAATGGCCTTCTTTGTGAAGCATGGGACTGGCATTGTATGTGTTAGTATGAAAGAAGAAGACCTGGAAAGGTTGAATATTCCTTTGATGGTGAACAGTAAGGATAATGAGGAGAAGCTTTGCACTGCCTTCACAGTTTCAGTG GATGCAAAACATGGAACAAGTACAGGGGTATCAGCTCGTGATAGAGCAACAACAGTTCTGGCTCTTGCTTCCAAAGATTCAAAGCCTGAGGATTTCAACCGCCCTGGTCATATATTTCCATTAAAATACAGGGAGGGCGGTGTCCTGAAAAGAGCTGGGCACACAGAAGCTTCTGTAGATCTCTCTGTGCTTGCGGGTTTAGAACCTGTTGGAGTTTTATGTGAGGTTGTGGATGATGATGGTTCCATGGCTAGACTACCTAGACTTCGGCAATTTGCCGAGGAGGAGAACATAAAGATTATATCTATAGCTGATTTGATCAG ATATAGGAGGAAAAGAGATCAACTGGTGGAGCATGCTTCTGCTGCAAAAATACCTACCATGTGGGGCCCTTTCACTGCCCACTGTTATAGGTCTATTTTAGATGGGATCGAGCATATTGCGATGGTCAAG GGTGAGATTGGGGATGGGCATGATATTCTTGTCAGAGTACATTCAGAATGCCTCACAGGAGACATATTTGGTTCAGCCAGATGTGACTGTGGAAACCAGTTGGCACTTGCAATGGAACAGATTGAGGAAGCTGGTAGGGGTGTCCTGGTATACCTCCGTGGTCATGAGGGAAGAGGGATTGGCTTGGGTCACAAGCTTCGTGCTTATAATCTACAAGATGCTGGGCGTGACACAGTGGAAGCGAATGAAGAGCTTGGATTGCCGGTTGATTCAAGAGAATATGGAATCGGGGCTCAG ATACTGCGAGATCTTGGAGTTCGAACCATGAAGCTGATGACAAACAACCCTGCAAAGTACAGTGGGCTCAAGGGCTATGGTCTAGCGGTTGCTGGGCGCGTCCCTCTTCAAAGTTTCATTACAAAAGAGAACAAGAGATATTTGGAAACTAAACGTGTCAAATTGGGCCACATATATGACTTCAGTTCAAATGGTTTTCCGAACTTAATTAGCAACAAGAATGGTAAACCCAGCGCTGGGAGCTAA
- the LOC113763353 gene encoding LOW QUALITY PROTEIN: acetyl-CoA-benzylalcohol acetyltransferase-like (The sequence of the model RefSeq protein was modified relative to this genomic sequence to represent the inferred CDS: deleted 2 bases in 1 codon) encodes MDDSLKVQIFSRKLIKPSNPTPSHLRSFKLSLFDQLAPPLYVHVLFYSLLDEDHNRAKNDERFAQMQKSLSRVLSKYYPLAGRFLRDELLIDCADQGVEYFEAQVNGELVEFLQEGPEIELLDKFLPWDPPPSPYLATSPLVAVQINKFECGGVVVGIQISHFIADASSMMTFLKEWANSCTSPTEVYKVLSPNYNDHIVSIFPARTLSGPKPRPPADYPAKIVTQRFLLDETMIEKIMEGAALSCSKCNFHPSRVVVALALIWRALLGVYLEWWSLALIWRALLGVCLAKRGHFRDSIVAIAMNLRGKTALTISEPNYGNFWTSVIVPLEAKNAKIELQELMILLDNRIKSTSEKLATASPEDISSMLIDSRREIIEKRYLSVGIDVYVCTSWCRFPIQEVDFGWGKPHWVSHASKAFEAIGLMDAKKGEGLEAWVSLKEEDMTEFKRELEVLVPVPK; translated from the exons ATGGATGATAGCTTGAAGGTTCAAATCTTCAGCAGAAAGCTGATAAAACCATCAAATCCAACTCCAAGTCATCTTAGAAGCTTCAAGCTTTCATTGTTCGATCAGCTAGCTCCTCCACTATATGTTCATGTACTCTTCTATTCCTTGCTTGATGAAGATCACAATCGAGCCAAAAACGACGAGAGATTTGCTCAAATGCAGAAATCCCTGTCCCGGGTATTATCCAAGTATTACCCTCTAGCTGGCAGATTCCTTAGAGATGAACTCTTGATTGATTGTGCGGATCAAGGAGTTGAATACTTTGAGGCCCAAGTCAATGGAGAACTTGTGGAGTTTCTTCAAGAAGGACCAGAGATTGAGCTTCTGGATAAATTTCTGCCCTGGGATCCTCCACCGTCGCCATATCTGGCAACAAGTCCACTAGTAGCTGTCCAAATCAACAAGTTTGAATGTGGAGGAGTAGTGGTAGGCATCCAAATTTCACACTTCATTGCAGATGCCAGTTCAATGATGACATTCCTGAAGGAATGGGCTAACAGCTGCACTAGCCCGACAGAGGTGTATAAAGTGCTCAGTCCTAATTATAATGACCACATTGTTTCAATCTTCCCGGCAAGAACACTATCAGGGCCTAAACCCCGACCACCAGCCGACTACCCTGCTAAGATAGTCACGCAGAGGTTCTTGTTAGATGAAACGATGATAGAGAAGATCATGGAAGGAGCTGCTTTATCTTGTTCAAAATGTAATTTTCATCCATCTAGAGTGGTGGTAGCGTTAGCACTGATATGGAGGGCCCTCCTAGGAGTATATCTAGAGTGGTGGT CGTTAGCACTGATATGGAGGGCCCTCCTAGGAGTATGTCTTGCCAAACGTGGGCACTTCAGGGACTCAATTGTTGCTATTGCAATGAACTTGAGGGGGAAAACAGCTCTAACAATATCAGAACCAAATTATGGGAACTTTTGGACCTCGGTTATAGTTCCATTGGAAGCGAAAAATGCCAAGATAGAGTTGCAGGAGTTGATGATATTACTCGATAATAGAATAAAATCCACAAGTGAAAAACTTGCAACAGCTAGCCCTGAGGATATTTCATCAATGCTGATCGACTCCCGCAGAGAGATTATTGAGAAACGTTATCTGTCCGTTGGTATAGATGTTTACGTTTGTACCAGTTGGTGTAGGTTCCCGATACAGGAAGTTGATTTTGGTTGGGGAAAACCACATTGGGTAAGTCATGCAAGCAAAGCATTTGAGGCGATTGGTTTGATGGATGCCAAAAAGGGAGAGGGGCTTGAAGCATGGGTAAGCTTGAAAGAGGAGGACATGACCGAATTCAAAAGAGAACTGGAAGTTTTAGTGCCAGTGCCCAAATGA
- the LOC113763979 gene encoding uncharacterized protein LOC113763979: MNQGYLRSFTSAPIDQADAKGKPDFQILKDAEKKVQPTLPASADKQSFSSWAKWLLGSLMTLLLPFWKQEWESLRGLEGKVEKVVGEVEVVAEVVENVATVTEKVSAEVAEELPDNNKIKEAVLVVEHLSSVAAQEAKLIEDFIHNVGDMKQDLKEMETIAEPAIEKVVEPHQEQAA; encoded by the exons ATGAATCAAGGGTACTTAAGATCATTCACTAGCGCCCCCATCGACCAAGCTGATGCAAAAGGAAAACCCGATTTTCAAAT ATTGAAGGACGCAGAGAAGAAGGTTCAGCCAACGTTGCCGGCTTCTGCTGACAAGCAAAGCTTTTCATCGTG GGCCAAGTGGCTTTTGGGTTCTTTGATGACATTATTGTTGCCTTTCTGGAAGCAAGAGTGGGAAAGCTTACGAGGACTAGAAG GGAAGGTGGAAAAGGTCGTTGGAGAGGTAGAAGTTGTAGCGGAGGTGGTGGAGAACGTGGCCACTGTGACGGAGAAGGTGTCAGCAGAGGTGGCTGAAGAGCTTCCGGACAATAACAAAATCAAAGAAGCTGTGCTGGTGGTAGAACACTTATCAAGTGTGGCCGCTCAAGAGGCTAAATTAATCGAAGATTTTATTCACAAC GTTGGTGACATGAAGCAAGACCTGAAAGAGATGGAGACAATAGCAGAGCCTGCAATTGAAAAAGTTGTGGAACCCCATCAAGAACAAGCAGCTTAG
- the LOC113761648 gene encoding E3 ubiquitin-protein ligase RING1-like yields MSFHHRKLLNDSLEHSVERFCLSFCDPAQNLDGSCPVTCILQCYPTCNHPLLLGLPPPPPDHTLLSDGKHSTQLSGLYVSLSVSLGVLATTFLIFSIYMIYKFYKRRYTSSRSRQLIPQPQQQPREDEEAHLDFLDEDQGPVVDHPIWYIRTVGLQPSVINAITICKYKRGDGLVEGTECSVCLNEFQEDETLRLLPKCNHAFHIPCIDTWLRSHTNCPNCRAGIVMSTANLQSSSQSHHNSGRVEEIQMGVSENNRDSERERERESESLEVGVEVEEEDESRVGTGNASRRNENFMEDVGNSGAREEEGIQPLRRSVSMDSLSAFKVSAAIANAFPPQCDRNSDNKNMQMNGSSMGLAPKGAGNEQCLSRSEGCSSVERSSQKETSAVKRSLSCSARVFLSRYSRSRNSVPPP; encoded by the coding sequence ATGTCCTTCCACCACAGGAAGTTGCTTAATGATTCTCTCGAGCATTCAGTTGAAAGATTTTGTCTATCTTTCTGTGATCCTGCACAAAACCTAGACGGATCTTGTCCGGTCACATGTATACTCCAATGTTATCCAACCTGCAACCATCCACTCTTGCTCGGTCTGCCTCCACCACCTCCTGATCATACTTTGCTTTCTGATGGCAAGCATTCTACCCAGCTATCTGGACTCTATGTCTCCCTCTCCGTGTCTCTTGGTGTTTTAGCCACAACTTTCTTGATTTTCTCTATCTACATGATATACAAGTTTTATAAACGTCGGTATACGTCTTCAAGGAGTAGGCAATTGATTCCACAGCCCCAGCAGCAGCCTCGAGAGGATGAAGAAGCCCATCTGGATTTTCTTGATGAAGATCAGGGTCCCGTGGTTGACCATCCCATATGGTATATCAGGACAGTTGGTCTTCAGCCGTCTGTGATTAATGCAATCACTATTTGTAAGTATAAAAGAGGTGATGGACTGGTGGAAGGAACAGAGTGCTCTGTTTGCTTGAATGAATTTCAAGAAGATGAGACTTTAAGGCTGCTGCCCAAGTGTAATCATGCTTTTCATATACCTTGCATTGATACTTGGCTCAGATCACACACCAATTGCCCCAATTGCCGAGCTGGGATTGTTATGAGCACGGCTAACCTCCAGTCTTCGTCGCAGAGTCATCATAATTCAGGTCGTGTGGAGGAAATCCAAATGGGAGTTTCGGAAAATAATAGGGATTCcgagagagaaagggaaagggaaagtgAGTCTCTTGAAGTCGGTGTTGAggtggaagaggaagatgaatcAAGGGTAGGAACCGGAAATGCATCgaggagaaatgaaaatttcATGGAAGATGTGGGAAATAGTGGTGCCAGAGAGGAGGAAGGAATTCAACCGCTCAGAAGATCAGTTTCGATGGATTCCTTATCAGCCTTCAAAGTTAGTGCTGCTATTGCTAATGCATTTCCACCACAATGTGACAGAAACTCTGACAACAAGaatatgcaaatgaatggatCAAGTATGGGTCTTGCTCCAAAGGGAGCTGGCAATGAGCAGTGCTTGTCGAGATCGGAGGGTTGTTCTTCGGTGGAGAGATCATCGCAAAAAGAGACTTCTGCGGTAAAGAGATCACTTTCTTGCAGTGCCAGGGTGTTCTTGTCAAGGTATAGCAGAAGCAGGAATTCCGTTCCCCCTCCATGA